From Catharus ustulatus isolate bCatUst1 chromosome 6, bCatUst1.pri.v2, whole genome shotgun sequence, a single genomic window includes:
- the CDKN1C gene encoding cyclin-dependent kinase inhibitor 1C isoform X2, with product MSNVHLSGAAALERLSARRALPGHGRSPVCRSLFGPVDHEELGRELRERLREMGEDDQRRWDYNFQTDTPLPGPGRLRWEEVEAGAVPAFYRETLQVGRCRVPLLRAPPSPPPPPAGGKGPGGRLSRENRAAPRRRGMRLRRRGPTARITDFFARRKRPAEPKAAAERPAGCPPPPAAVPAEQTPRKRLR from the exons ATGTCCAACGTGCACCTCTCCGGCGCCGCCGCCCTGGAGCGCCTCTCGGCCCGGCGAGCCCTGCCCGGGCACGGCCGCAGCCCCGTCTGCAGGAGCCTCTTCGGGCCCGTGGACCACGAGGAGCTGGGCCGGGAACTGCGGGAGCGCCTGCGGGAGATGGGCGAGGACGACCAGCGCCGCTGGGACTACAACTTCCAAACCGACACGCCGCTGCCGGGGCCCGGCCGCCTGCGCTGGGAAGAGGTGGAGGCCGGCGCCGTGCCCGCTTTCTACCGGGAGACTCTGCAGGTGGGACGCTGCCGCGTCCCCCTCCTCCGGGCGCCcccttccccgccgccgccgcccgcagGGGGCAAGGGGCCCGGGGGGCGGCTGAGCCGGGAGAAccgcgccgcgccccgccgccgcggcaTGCGGCTCCGCCGGAGGGGCCCGACCGCCCGCATCACAG ATTTCTTCGCGAGGAGAAAAAGGCCGGCGGAGCCCAAGGCGGCGGCGGAGCGCCCCGCCGGctgcccgccgccccccgccgccgtGCCGGCTGAGCAGACCCCCCGCAAGCGGCTCCGGTGA
- the CDKN1C gene encoding cyclin-dependent kinase inhibitor 1C isoform X1, with product MSNVHLSGAAALERLSARRALPGHGRSPVCRSLFGPVDHEELGRELRERLREMGEDDQRRWDYNFQTDTPLPGPGRLRWEEVEAGAVPAFYRETLQVGRCRVPLLRAPPSPPPPPAGGKGPGGRLSRENRAAPRRRGMRLRRRGPTARITGAWGAGGRGGRGRPAALADGPLPLLRPPSRFLREEKKAGGAQGGGGAPRRLPAAPRRRAG from the coding sequence ATGTCCAACGTGCACCTCTCCGGCGCCGCCGCCCTGGAGCGCCTCTCGGCCCGGCGAGCCCTGCCCGGGCACGGCCGCAGCCCCGTCTGCAGGAGCCTCTTCGGGCCCGTGGACCACGAGGAGCTGGGCCGGGAACTGCGGGAGCGCCTGCGGGAGATGGGCGAGGACGACCAGCGCCGCTGGGACTACAACTTCCAAACCGACACGCCGCTGCCGGGGCCCGGCCGCCTGCGCTGGGAAGAGGTGGAGGCCGGCGCCGTGCCCGCTTTCTACCGGGAGACTCTGCAGGTGGGACGCTGCCGCGTCCCCCTCCTCCGGGCGCCcccttccccgccgccgccgcccgcagGGGGCAAGGGGCCCGGGGGGCGGCTGAGCCGGGAGAAccgcgccgcgccccgccgccgcggcaTGCGGCTCCGCCGGAGGGGCCCGACCGCCCGCATCACAGGTGCGTGGGGagccggggggcgcggggggcgggggaggCCCGCCGCACTGGCTGACGGACCCCTCCCTCTTCTCCGTCCCCCATCCAGATTTCTTCGCGAGGAGAAAAAGGCCGGCGGAGCCCAAGGCGGCGGCGGAGCGCCCCGCCGGctgcccgccgccccccgccgccgtGCCGGCTGA